The Lewinella sp. 4G2 nucleotide sequence TCAACCATCCTTTGAATATAGGAATGAACCCAACGAGCGGGACACACATTAGTAAGTATTCTTCTGAAGGTGAGCTGGTGAAACAGGAATATTATGAGGGCAGTTTCTTTGCAACAACACAAAAGTTAGCTATTGCAAGTAATGATGATCTTATTTATACCCACTATAATGATATCACAAATAGTCAGCCTTGGGGAGAGTGGCGTAAAGGGTTCGTGCATAGGGCAAGCCTTGATGATTTCTCAGATTTTAAATTTGCGACCGCGCTACCAAATGACCCACACACCGCAAGACAATATACCGCTGAGGCAGTTTTGGTAGCTCAAAATGGTGATGTTATTATTGCAGGCAATACACTTGACCGAGAACTTCACTTTCTCAACTGCAGCAGTACCCATGCTTTTATGGCTCGTATTACCGCACAAGGTGACCCACTGTGGTTCAGAACTTATCAATTACCTCTCGGGGAGAACATACCAGCCCTTTATGACTGCGCGATTACTAGATTCAGTAGCCTATCAGAAACTATAAATGGTGACATAGTCGCCTATGGAACTGCGCGGACCATACCAGATCTGGCAAATACAAATGAGGGAGATCGTAATCATGGTTGGATTGTCCGAACAGATGCGAATGGATGTGTAGATGGCTATGGTTGCGAGCGTAGAATTACGCTTTCGGAGGGCGTTGACAGTACTTACCATAGTCTATTCAGTCCAGGCTATCAATGGAACATGAATAATAAAGCCTTCAATGGTGCAAATTCTAGTGAAGGTGTTTTCACGTATCGGTATCGTTTCTCTATGAACTCATATCTTCTTGAAGGCGATTACTATTACCAATTACTTCGTAGCAGTGAGAAAAGTGGGGAAGAAAATTTTGAAGAAACCGATTATTTCTTAAAGGAGCGGGAGGGTAAAATCTATCTGTTAAATCCTGAACGAGACGAATTTCCATTTACGGACGATCGAGATTTGCTGTTATACGACTTTACGGCGGAAGTTGGAGATACTATTGTCAACCAGCCGGTTTATTTTACGGGAGATAGTGATAGTACTTACAGTTACGTATCCGCTATCGATACTGTTACGCTTTTAAACGGAGAGCGCCGCCGGCGGTGGAAACTTTCGCTCATTGATAATATAATCGGATCGGAAGGCGATACTTACGCTTACGTCATTGAAGGAATGGGATCAACGTCCGGTTTGCTTTATCCAGTCGAACAGCCAGGTCTGCTATCAGTATTTGTTCACCAACCTTTATTATGCTACTCATTATTTGGGGAAACATTGCACGGCGGCTTTAGGTATACATTCGACATGACTGAACCAGACTCTTGCTTTGCAGACGAAACTGTATCTATACTAACTCCGAAAGTAGATGCAGTACCGATAAAAGTGTTCCCCAATCCAGCTACGGGGCAATTTTCTATCGAGGGACTTCATATAGAACGTGCGACTTTAGTGGATATCTCCGGTCGAATCCTTCGGACTTTTTCTCAACAAGAGAATCTTACAGTTGCTGATTTACCCGCCGGTATGTATGTTTTGTCGGTTATTAGTAAGGAGGGAATCCACGGCAGTTGTCGGATTGTGGTTCAGTGAGGTATTGCAGCTCAATAAGTCATTGATGTTGCTGGCGCGATTGGCTTAAACCAATCGTAGAATTTAACAATTTCAACTGGGCCTTTTAGCCAACAGCGTTTAGCAATCCCTTTATGTACGGTCAGCACGTACTAGCTTGGTCCAACATTATCCACACCACCAACCCAATCAAACCAATTCCCGATTAATATCCCTTACCAAGCCAGGGCCGTAATACACCATACCAGAGTACAGTTGAATCAACTTAGCGCCAGCCGCTAACTTCTCGCGGGCGGCCGCCGGCGAATCGATACCCCCAACGCCGATGATGTCCAGCGTCCCTCCACTTTTGTCGCAGAGGTAGCGGATCACTTCCGTGGAGCGGGCCCGCACGGGGGCACCGGAAAGACCTCCGTTGCCAATGGCGGCTACGGCTTCCGGGTCCGTTGTAAGAGGTTCGCGGGCGATGGTGGTGTTCGTAGCAATGATGCCGGCGATACCCGTATCCTTAACGATCTCGAGGATGTCGTCCAATTGGCCGTCCGTCAGGTCCGGGGCAATCTTTAGGAGGATGGGTTTGGGGTGCGTCAGCGTGCCGAGTGCGCCGAGTTGATCGGTCCGTTGTTTGGTGGTAGCGAGCTCTTGGTTGAGGGACTGCAGCGTAGACAATAGCGCAGTCAGTGGCTTCCGATCCTGCAGCGCCCGAAGGTTCGGGGTGTTGGGGGAGGAGACGTTCACGACGAAGTAATCCACCAGGGTGAAGAGTTTGCGGAAGCACTTAACGTAGTCCTCCGTCGCTTCTTCGTTGGGGGTAACCTTGTTCTTACCGATGTTGCCACCGATGATGGTGTTACCCGGGCGCCCTTCCTTTTTGAGGCGGCTCACCAGTGCATCCACCCCTTCGTTGTTGAAGCCCATGCGGTTGATGAGGGCACGGTCCTGCGGAAGGCGGAAGAGCCTTGGTTGAGCGTTGCCCGCCTGGGGGAGGGGCGTGACCGTCCCCAGTTCCAGGAATCCGAAACCGAGGCTGGACATGTTTTTGTAGTACTTGCCGTCCTTGTCAAAGCCAGCTGCCAGTCCTACGGGGTTGGGGAAGGGGAGGCCGAAGACCGTCCGGTGTAGGCGCTCGTCCTCAAACCGGTAGGTGGCCCGGAAGGCGTGGCTGACCCCGGGGATGGACAGGGTAGCGGCCAGGCCCTGTACGGTCAGCCCGTGGGCTTTTTCGGGGGCCATTTTGAACAAGAGCGGTTTGAGTACCTGGTACATAGGTCGTGGGGTTCTTTCCCCGGCAAAGGTAGCCGATCCGGGATTACCCATACGTTCGCCTTTCCAATTACTCCGCACCCGCGGCAGCGCCCTATTGTGGAAGTGAACGATGGGGTACGGCCAAAAAAAAGCCTAGCCGCAATGCGGCCAGGCACAAACAATCATAATCTCATGAAAAAAAGACGACCTAAAAATTCTTGGTGGGAGCTGAATCGTCATCAGATCCACAAATTTGAAACGGCATTATCGTGTTAGAAATTGCCCTGGAGGCAGACGAAAATACAACCGCATTTTATTCTAACAAACCGCTCGCAAACGGTATTGGTTCGTTCGTCACGAAATTTTGACACTTTACAAAAGGTGGTGTCGTACGTATGACGATCCGATCGCGGCGTGGTCACGGCAGCAATTACTGATGAAAAAATAACTGAACGAGTGTAGCGCTAGGGCTTCAACAGTTTGGCGTAGCGGGCCGGATCGTTGAGAACGGCGATGGCCTCTTTGACCTCGCGGTCGTTGCGCAGGCCCATCTGTACCTCACCGCGCTGGTAGTAGTAACGGCCGGCGATCTCCTTCTCGATGATGTTGATGATCTCCTGCTTGTACTGCTGAATGGCGGCCAACTGCTCCTGGTCGACCTGAGCCTGGATGGCTTTTAGTTGGTCGGTCACGTGGTAGCCCTCTTCCTCAGTCTGCTTGAGTGCTTTCTCGAGCGCCTTCTCCGCCTTAGAGTTGTATTCGAAATCGCCGCGTTGGATGAAACTCTCGAACATGGCCCAATCCTTAAACTGGAAATCGGCGACGGAATCGATCGTCTCGTGCTTGGTTACCCACTCGTTGACGAAGTCGAAAATGATGTAGTTATCCAGCAAACCCTGGGTAACGGCTTTGCCACCGAGGAGGGGCAACTCGATGTCGGGAGCCACGCCACCGCCGTCGAGGACCTTACGGCCGGACCGCGTCTTGAAGACCGCCCGCTCGCTATCGGGGATGTCGACGGGTTTGCCGTCCACATACTCAATCGCCTGGATGCACCGCTGGCTGGGGATGTAATACTTGGCCGTAGTGATTTTGACGCGGCTGCCGTAGCCGGTCTCCATGATGTTCTGGACGAGACCCTTGCCGTAACTGCGCTGGCCGATGAGGACGCCCCGGTCGAGATCCTGCAGGGAACCACTCACGATCTCGGAAGCCGAAGCGGAACGACCGTTGATGAGTACCGCGACGGGTAGCTCGAGATCCAGCGGATTACTGTTGGTCTTGTAGCTGCGGTCCCAATCCCGGACTTTCCCCTTGGTGGTGACGATGAGTTCGTCCTTCGGTACGAAGATGTTGACGATGTCGACGGCCTCATTCAGGAGGCCACCGCCGTTACCGCGCAGGTCGATCACGATACCGCTGAGGTCGGGATTGTCCGCCCGCAGTTTGGCGACGGCGTCGCGGACGTTCTTGCCGGCGTTGCGGGTGAAGGTCGTCAGGGCTACGTAGCCAACGTTATCGGCCAGCATCCCGGAGTAGGGGACGTTGGGAATGCTGACGTCGCCACGGAGCAGTTCCAGATTCTTTTTGCCGACGCCGGGGCGGTCGACGGTTAGTTTCATCGTCGTGCCGGGGAAGCCACGCATAATCTCCTCGAGTTGCTCGCGGTTGTAGCCCTCCGTTTCGCGGCCGTCGACGGTCAGGATGCGGTCGCCGGTTTTGATGCCGGCCTTGTCGGCGGGTTGGTCCTTGTACAGCGTCAGGATGGTGGGTAGTCCGTCGATGTACTCAATGTTGGCCCCGATGCCCTGGTACTTGCCGGCCTGGTTGAGGCGAGCGACTTCCACGTCCGTTTCGGAAATGTAATTGGTGTAGGGGTCGAGGGATTCGACCATGGCCTCAATGCCCGTCCGCATGAGCTTGTTGGGCTCGATATCGTCCACGTAGTACTGGTTGACTTCCTTGTACACGTTGGTGTACACCTCGATGGCCTTCATGATCTCGAAGAACTTATCGTTGATCGGGGAGACGGTGGCGGCGGTGAGGGAGATTATGGTAATCGTAGCGGCTACGGCGGCCACGAGCTTATTTCTTAGGGGCATATTCAGCGGTTCTGGGGAGTAAACGCTTTGGTGGGGGGAAAGATTATGGAGACGGTCTGGGACCTGCACGGTTGGTCTGGGACCTCCGGTCCCGGTTTCCGAAGTTAGGTGCCTCCGGCGGTTGCCAGGGAGTATGAGGAGTTTGGGGAGAAGCCGAGGTCATTACTGCTTTTAGAGTAACCTAAATCGTTTTGATGAATTCTTGAAACTGCCCGTCCCGAAGGGCCGGCCTGCGTAGCGGTGGCACACCGTTAGGTGGCTCACTCTACTCGATGGATGACTCCACTTGATGGCCTAACTCCACTCGATGGACGACTTTACTTGACATCCGACTCTATCGGATGGCCAAAGACTTACGTTCATCCAAGCCCGACCAGAGGTCGGGCCTCCACTAACCTAATTTAAGGGACAGGGCTCCAGTTAACCCGACCGGAGGTCGGGTCTCCGGAGGGCAGGGCTCCACTAGCTCAAATACTTCCCCACAATCGGCAACCTCCGGCCCATCCCAAAGGCCTTCGAGCTTACCCGCAAGACCGGTGCCGTCTGGTAACGTTTGAACTCGTTGATGTTGACCAGGCGGAGGGTGCGTTTGACCAAAGCTTCGTCGAAGCCCATCTCGATGATGTCCTGCGGAGACTGGCTCTTTTCGATGTACTGGTAGAGGACGGCGTCGAGTTGGTCGTAGGGGGGGAGGCTGTCGGAATCGAACTGGTCGGGTTTGAGTTCGGCGCTGGGGGGCTTGGAAATGATGTTTTCGGGGATGACCTCGCCGTCTTTATTCATGTAGCGGGCGAGTTCGAAACACTCGGTTTTGTAGACGTCGCCAATCACGCTGAGGCCACCACACATATCGCCGTAGAGGGTGCCGTAGCCAACGGCCATTTCGGATTTGTTGGAAGTGTTGAGCAGGATGTTGCCAAACTTATTGGAGAAGGCCATGAGGAGCATCCCCCGGGCGCGGGCCTGCAGGTTTTCTTCGGCCAACCCTTCCGGTTTGCCCCAGTAGAAGGGTTTGAGGGCATCCATGTAACTGTTGTAGATACCTTCGATGGGGACGAGATCGTACTGGCAACCGAGGTTCTCCGCCAACTGCCGGGCGTCGTTCACGCTGTGGTCGGAACTGTACTGGCTGGGCATCAGGATGCAGCGGACGTTATCCGCCCCCAGGGCCCGGGCGGCCAGGACGGCGACGAGGGCGGAGTCAATCCCACCACTAAGGCCGAGGATGGCCTTTTTGAAGCCGAGTTTACCGAAGTAGTTCTTGATGCCCATCACGAGACCATCGTGGATGAGGGTCATCTTGTCCCGCTCTTGTTCGCCAGTAGCGTTGTCTCCGCTACGGACTTCCTCCGTATTGAAGATGCGCATGGCCTCTTTGAAGTAGGGCAGTTCATCGATCACCTCTCCCTGCTGGTTGATGACGACGGATCCACCGTCGAAGAGCACCTCCGTTTGAGCACCGACGTGGTTAACGAGGTAGAGGGGGATGCCGTAACGGTCCACGTTGGCCCGCATGGTGCGGACGCGGTCGGCGGCGTGCTCGTAATCGAAGGGGGAGGCCGACACGTTGATGATCAGGTCCGGCTTTTGCTCCATCATCTGATCCATCGGGTTGATCTTATAGAGCGGGTTTTCGTTGCCGACGTTCCAGCTGTCTTCGCAGACGACCATCGCGATGGTCTTGTCCTGGTACCGGACGACGTTCCACTCGTGAGCCGGCTCGAAGTAGCGGTACTCATCGAAAATATCGTAGGTCGGGAGGAGGGTCTTGTGCTGTACTTGTTGGATCCGGCCTCCGGAGAGGAAGTAGACGCTGTTGTATAAATCCTTCCCTTCCACGACGGGATTGCGCGACGGGGAACCGACGATGATGGCAATACCTTCGGCTGCCTTGGCCAATTCATTGACCACTTCTTCGGCCTTATCGATGAAATCGTCAAACTCCAGGAAATCCCGCGGTGGATAGCCGGTCGTGGCCAGTTCGGGGAAGACGACGATGTCGGCGCCCTGCTCTTTGGCGCTTGCGACGTGCCGCAGCATCTTTTCAAGGTTGGCGGCAAAATTTCCGACGTGGACGTTGATTTGGGCGAGGGCGATATTCATGGTCGATGGTTTGATGGTAGAACAAAGATAGGTACACTTAGTTTAGAAAACAAACTAAGTATAGGCTTCCTATTATTGTCGACGGTAAATCTACGGAATGCAGGGGTGTCGCTATCGGTGGTCGCAGATGGGAACCAATCAACGATCCAGGGTATTAACTAGCAACCATCTTAGCCAGATTACTGAGCTGAGGTCAGCCAACCTTCGATACACACTTACCTTCGACTATGTCCCTGATTACTCCTTCCCAACTCCAGGATTTACTGGAAGACCCCAGCTTGCTCGTCTTTGATGTCCGCCACAACCTCTTCGACGTGGAGGCTGGCCGGACATCCTTTCGGGAAGGCCATATCCCTGGTGCTTATCACCTACACATGGATGATGATCTTTCCGGCGAGATTATTCCAGGCAAAACGGGCCGCCACCCGCTGCCACCGGTGGAAGTCTTTACGGCAAAAATGTCCCTGTTCGATCTGGACGCCGGTAAACAGGTGGTGGTGTATGATGACAAGGGTGGCGCATTGGCGGCCCGCCTTTGGTGGATGCTCCGTGCCATCGGCCACGAAAACGTTCGGGTGCTAGACGGTGGTTACCCCGCTTGGGTCCACGCCAACTTACCGGTCCAAACGGAGCAAGTTCCCCTTCCCGCTACGGATTACCGACGGGGTGCAGCGGCCTATCCCGTAAGTACCTACCAACTACGCACCTGCGGCAGCGCCCAAATCCGACAACTGGACGAAAGCGCTACGCTAGTGGACAGCCGAACGGCCGAACGGTACCGCGGGGAACACGAACCGATCGACCCCGTGGCCGGCCACATCCCCGGCGCGGTGAATTACCCTTGGCCGGACAACCTGAACGCTGACGGCACTTTCAAAGACCAGGACCAACTGAAAATCCGCTTCGCCACACTGGGTGACAAAGCGGATGATCCAATTTTCTACTGCGGCTCCGGCGTGACGGCGTGCCATAACCTGCTGGCCTTTGAACGGGCTTTCGGGCGGATGGGTACGCTGTATGCGGGGAGCTGGAGTGAATTTATAGTCTTGAGTCTGTAGTCTATAGTTTGCAGTGGTGGAGGTACTACAGACTATAGACTACAGACTGTTAACTAAACAATGGGCTAGGGTAAGTATTCTCCGCCACCAACAGCGCAAAGGCTTCCTGTACCTTCGGCTTATCTTCCTGGTAGGTGACGCCGTACCACTTATCGTCGGAGACGAGGACTTTTACCTGGGCGGAACCGTCCTTGATCATGTTGTCCACCACTTCGGGGATGAGGTACTCGGCACGGGGGTTGTCTACGTTGGCGCGGGCGAACTCGGTGAAACCCTTTTCGATCCGGTCGAAGATGGAGGGGTGGAAACCCCAGAAATTCATACTCACGACGTCGTTATCGGCCAACTCGTACCGGTGGCCATCTTCGCCGAGGTAGGAGGGGACGCCGTTGTCGCCACGCTGAATCTTGAGGCGCTCGTTGACGTCCTTCAGTAGGTAATCCTCGGCCACTACGGCGACGCCGCGGTTGACGGTGCCGTGGTCAGAAAGCGTCCGGTGCAGGACGTAGCCGCACATGGAGAAGAGGTCGGGGCGAACGTCCGCCACCAGGAAGCCAGCCATTTGCTGGAAGCCTTTGATGCCGTAGTAATCGTCCGCGTTGATGACGGCGAAGGGTTCGTTGACGACGTCCTTCGCAACGAGCATCGCGTGGGTAGTGCCCCAGGGCTTTTCACGCTTGGTGTGGTCCACATCGTCGGGGACGTAGCTGTCCATGCCCTGGAAGGCGTACTCGACCTTGATCTTATCGCCGAACTTGCCGTCGAACTTTTCGCGGAAGGGCGCTTCGATGTCCTTACGGATGATGAAGACCACCTTGCCGAAGCCGGCGCGGATGGCGTCGTAGATAGAGTATTCAATAATACCCTCTTCGCTCGGGCCGACGCCGTCGATTTGTTTGAGGCCGCCGTAACGGCTGCCCATTCCGGCTGCGAGAATAACGAGGGTTGGTTTTTGTGCTGTGTCCATGGTTTGGTTTAAATAATGAAGGTGGTGGAGCGGTCGGAATTGCCGTCCACTCATTTGAGACCCTAATATTAGGTAATTCCCCTCTTATTTGTTCTTCGCCCGGCGCTGAAATCCGTAGGCTTCCGTGTGGGCGCGGGAATAAGCGTAACCGTAGAAACCCATCAGGGACAAAATACCCGTCGCAAAGCAGACGCCGATGGCGGTTTGGGAAAGGGGCACGAAATCCGGGTAGGTCGTCTGCCAGAGCAAGATCTCCAGTAGAATGAGCGCGGCGGAAACCAACAGGCAACAAATAAAAATGGCCCGGCCGTACTGCAGCGTTGGTGCCTGCAGACGGAATAGGCAGGCGCGCAGAAAGCGCACGTTCAGCTCCCGTTCGGGCGCCATTCGGATCAATTCCCGGGAAACGTGAACGGCTACGTCATACCGCTGCTCCCGGAAAGCGCTCGCTGCCTTTTTGAAGAGCAGGTGGTGAAATACGTCTCCCTCGATGCCTTCAACGCGGTTGATGTTATGGCGCATGCAGGTTTCGATCACGAGGTCCACCATCATGAAGTGCTGGCGGTAGGCACCGGTGGCGAAAAGAGCGTCCGCGTAGGAAACGGTGAGCTCAAAATTTTCGAGCACGTCCAGCCGGCCGATCTCCTGCTCCTTCTCCTCGTACAAACGGATGATCCGTTGGTAGTCCCGGGGATCAACGTCCCGCAGGTGGCGGTAGAGCTGGGAGTAGTGGCGCGCTTGCATCGGGAGTAAAAGTCGGGAAGGGAGCTTTGGGTTTGCCTGATTCCCGTCAAAAATCAGCCTAAATCGGTCGGAAACCCAAAGGGGGTGCTACAGACTATTTCTCAGTACCAGGTTAAAGGCATTTTCCTCGTGGGCCACCTCCTTGTTGAGGATCATCTCCGCGGCCCGGCGCCCCATGCCGGCGAAGTCGGTGGAAAGGGTAGAAATGCCGTCCAGCAAGATCTCCTTCAGCGGGCTATCGTTGTAAGAGAGGATGCCAATGTCCTTCCCCACCCGGTGGCCGGCATCCTTAACGCGCTTGATGAGGGTGACAAGGTCGGCTTCCATTAGCGTGATGTAAGCATCTCCCACCTCGATGTCGTGGTCGCTGATATCGGAAACTACGTAACCCCGGAAGCCGTGGTCGATGACGAAGCGTTGGAAGCCATTCAGGATGGCCTTGGGGTGGTAAGTATCGTGGGGGAAGATGATCTTCAGCCGGGGGTACTTCCTCAGCGGTTCAATCGCCTGGTTGAGGGCCCGCTGGATGTCTTTTTCGAAGGGTTGGTAAATCGCCGCGTAGTTGCCCTTCAGCCCGGGGATCTCCTTATCGAGGATCACCAATTTGTGCTTTGGTAATTCATTGATCAATTCCACGGCTTTTTGTTCCCCACCGTAGAAGTGGCCAATGATCACGTAGTGGGTGTGTAGCTCTCCGGCATTGAGCAGCAGATCCCGAAAAATGGGAAAAGAGTTGTTGTACACGAAGAAATCCACGATCACTTCTGGCCCGAGCGTTTCCACGAAAGCATCGTAGATCAACTTTTTGTGGGCGCTCAACTTGTTGAAGATCAGAAATACTCGCCGCTTCGTCCGCAGGTCCGCCCGGCGGATGAAGTAGCCTTTGCCCTGGACGGAATCGATCACTTGCCGTTCGCGGAGCTCCCGGTAGGCCTTTTCGACCGTCCCCCGCGCAATGTCCAGCCGGGCGCTGACGACGTTGATCGAGGGAAGCTTATCCCCGGCCTGAAAATCCCGGACTTCTATACCGTGCACCACACTATTCACGATCTGCTGGTAGATCGGGGTGATGGAGTTGTGTTGAACTTTAATACCTAGTAGCAAGAAGCAGTATTTCGACGGTGGGGCGAGGATGCAGGGATATACCTGGCTCTTACCAACCGCGCTAACCAAAGCCGGGCGCTGTACCATTATTACGAAAAGAGGCCCCGGTCATTCGCCACCAAAGATACAATGATGGTAGAGTAAATGACTCCGAATGGATACCTAAATATAGAGGGTAAAGCCAACGTTTTTGGGGTTATACCCGTGTTGAACTGACACAGAAATAATCCGGAAGTGCTCACGTAGCAGCAGCATTGGGGGTACGGAAAAAAGAAAGCAGCAGTATAGAACTATCCCCGGGCCAAGCTACTTATCCAGCCACCGCAGCAATAAGGGGATCAGCAGCAGGTCACTCACCACCGCGCTCGCCAGCGTCAGGCTGATCAACAAACCAATCGTTACGCTCGGCGGATTGATGCTGAAGAGCATCACCAGAAAGCCGAAAAAGAGCACGATCGACGTCAGGACGATCGCCTTGCCCGCCTCCTTGAATGTCAGGTGAATCGCTTCCTCCACGCCCATCCCCCGGCCCCGCGCCAGGCGGTATTTGGCCAGGAAGTGAATCGTATCGTCCACCGCAATCCCGAAAATGATGGCGAAGACGATACTGACACCGGCTTCGAGCTCAATCCCCAAAAAGCCCAGCATGGCGCCGGCCAGCAGCAAGGGCAATAGATTCGGTACGAGACTGATGAGCAACATCTTCCAACTTTTGAACAGGAAGCCCATCAGTACGCAAACGATCAAGATGGCCAGCCCTAAACCCTGCAGCAGGTTGCGCCGAATATATTCTGCGTTTTTGTCGATGATGACACCGGTGCCGGTAGCGCGCACGTCCACCAACGAGGTGTCCACGTTGGTGTTGATCCACGCGTAGGTCCGGTCCATAAACACTTTTACGCTGTCGGCGCCGAGGTCGCCGAAACGGCTGGTGATCCGGGCTTTGGTGCGGTCCTCGTTCATCAGCACGTTGAGGTTGCCGGGCGGTATCTGCTTGGCCAGGCGCTGGTATTTGCGGTAGGTCGCCTCGTCCTCCGGCAGGTCGTAGGCATCCGGCCGGTTGTTGTTGAACATCTGGTTGATGCTCCGGTAAACGGTCGTAATGCTGGCCGTACTCTGCACCTGTGGGAACTGCTTAATGTAGTCCTCGATCTTCCCGATCTGGGTCATCACCTCGAAGTCGGTGATCTTCGCCGAGTCCTTCGCGGTGATCGCCATTTCGAAGGGCCGGAAGCCGGATAGCTCGCGCTCGAAGAACAGAAAGTCCGCCGTGATCTTTTTCCCTCGCGGCAGCGCCGATTCAATCCGGTAGTTCGTCGTCACCATACTGATTCCCACCGCGCAGAGGATGGCCACCACTACCGCGCCAATTTTGATCTTCTGGGCGCTGACGCGGGTGAATTGGTAGGACCGTTCCAGTAGGCGATCCCAAAAGGCTTGCTGTCGCCCAATCTTAACGATCTGGTCCACACTGAGGTAGGACAACAACGACGTGGTAAACAGAATCACCGTCACGAACGCGACTAGAACTCCCAGGGCGGCGTTGATGCCGAAATCACGAATGGGGTCCACCCGGCTCGTCAGCAAAGTCGCAAACCCGACGGCCGTAGTGAGGGAGGTCAACAAAGTCGCCAACCCAATTTCCTTGATGGTGATCCGGATGGCCGTTTCCTTGTCCTTACCAGCCCGCAATTCATCGATGTACTTCGACATGATGTGGATGACATCCGACGTACCGACGATGATCATCAGCACCGGGTAAAGGGCGGCGATCGCATTCAACTCCCGCCCCAGCAAACCTAGGATGCCCAGGAACAGGACGAGCCCTAAAGCAATACTCACCAGCGAAACCAGGATCCCCAACGGCCGGCGGAACAACAGGAACATGATGATGGTCACCAACACTCCGGAAATGAGGGCCGACACCACGACCTCCCGCACCTGGGTAGCCACCATCTCCTGCTGGAAGTTGGCGGCGCCGAGGTAGTGGTAATCCACAAAGTCGTACTGGTCCATCAGCCCCTGGACGGACGCCATGAGTGCCTTCGCCTTATCGAGGCTACTGGCCACATCGACGTCCTCCGCATTGAGGTTGATGAGACTCTGGGTCTTCAGCAGAACGACGAGTGCCGTCGCGTCCTTATTAATAAGGTTATTGACGAACCGCTCGTCGGCCATGATCCGGGCGCTATCCGCCGCGAACCGGGCCGGCTCGTTGAGGTGAATGGCGGGGATGGTCGTCACCGCAAAGGGCGTCTTCAACGGGTAACTAAAGGTCGTCAGGGATTGGACGCCTTCGATCATCTCCAATTCCCGGGCCTCGAGGGCAAAGGAATGGGCCTGGTTCAGAAACGTAGAGTCAAAGACCCCGTCCGGATTTTCGAGGGCAACGAGCAGAAAATTGTCGTCTCCCTCAAACTCCTCCACGAATTCCAGGAAAAAGGCCAGGTCGTCATCCCCCCGCGGAAAGAACTGGGAAAAATCAAACGTAAACTTCAGCTGGAAGCAACCGTAGACGGCCGCGACGAAGAAGAAAGCAAAACTGATGAGGACGGGGAGGCGGTACTTGCGCATTGGCGGAGGGGCGGATGGTGCATTAGCTTCGCTGCTACTGCGTGGTGGTATTTTGGTGCTTTGGGCTGCCGCTGTTACCTGCGGCAGCCCAAAGCACTAAAGGACCAACGAACCCAAAGAGATAGTTTTTTAGACAAAGCCCGGTGCTCCAAAAGGTTCCAGAGAACAGAGCTAACGCAGAAATTTTTACCTTCCTAAGACCGTGGCTTCCCCGAGCGGGCGCCCTTCCTTGGGCCACCCTTTCCGCCGCCTTTGCCACCTTCGCCGCGGGGGCGTTTTTTGTAGACCAGGTGCATCCGGCTTTCCAGTGGGTTGGCGGCGTCTTCTTCGTGGCGGGCCCGGTGCTGAAAGGCTTCGTGAGCGCGG carries:
- a CDS encoding NAD+ synthase; translated protein: MNIALAQINVHVGNFAANLEKMLRHVASAKEQGADIVVFPELATTGYPPRDFLEFDDFIDKAEEVVNELAKAAEGIAIIVGSPSRNPVVEGKDLYNSVYFLSGGRIQQVQHKTLLPTYDIFDEYRYFEPAHEWNVVRYQDKTIAMVVCEDSWNVGNENPLYKINPMDQMMEQKPDLIINVSASPFDYEHAADRVRTMRANVDRYGIPLYLVNHVGAQTEVLFDGGSVVINQQGEVIDELPYFKEAMRIFNTEEVRSGDNATGEQERDKMTLIHDGLVMGIKNYFGKLGFKKAILGLSGGIDSALVAVLAARALGADNVRCILMPSQYSSDHSVNDARQLAENLGCQYDLVPIEGIYNSYMDALKPFYWGKPEGLAEENLQARARGMLLMAFSNKFGNILLNTSNKSEMAVGYGTLYGDMCGGLSVIGDVYKTECFELARYMNKDGEVIPENIISKPPSAELKPDQFDSDSLPPYDQLDAVLYQYIEKSQSPQDIIEMGFDEALVKRTLRLVNINEFKRYQTAPVLRVSSKAFGMGRRLPIVGKYLS
- a CDS encoding sugar phosphate nucleotidyltransferase, with translation MDTAQKPTLVILAAGMGSRYGGLKQIDGVGPSEEGIIEYSIYDAIRAGFGKVVFIIRKDIEAPFREKFDGKFGDKIKVEYAFQGMDSYVPDDVDHTKREKPWGTTHAMLVAKDVVNEPFAVINADDYYGIKGFQQMAGFLVADVRPDLFSMCGYVLHRTLSDHGTVNRGVAVVAEDYLLKDVNERLKIQRGDNGVPSYLGEDGHRYELADNDVVSMNFWGFHPSIFDRIEKGFTEFARANVDNPRAEYLIPEVVDNMIKDGSAQVKVLVSDDKWYGVTYQEDKPKVQEAFALLVAENTYPSPLFS
- a CDS encoding sulfurtransferase produces the protein MSLITPSQLQDLLEDPSLLVFDVRHNLFDVEAGRTSFREGHIPGAYHLHMDDDLSGEIIPGKTGRHPLPPVEVFTAKMSLFDLDAGKQVVVYDDKGGALAARLWWMLRAIGHENVRVLDGGYPAWVHANLPVQTEQVPLPATDYRRGAAAYPVSTYQLRTCGSAQIRQLDESATLVDSRTAERYRGEHEPIDPVAGHIPGAVNYPWPDNLNADGTFKDQDQLKIRFATLGDKADDPIFYCGSGVTACHNLLAFERAFGRMGTLYAGSWSEFIVLSL
- a CDS encoding GntR family transcriptional regulator yields the protein MLLGIKVQHNSITPIYQQIVNSVVHGIEVRDFQAGDKLPSINVVSARLDIARGTVEKAYRELRERQVIDSVQGKGYFIRRADLRTKRRVFLIFNKLSAHKKLIYDAFVETLGPEVIVDFFVYNNSFPIFRDLLLNAGELHTHYVIIGHFYGGEQKAVELINELPKHKLVILDKEIPGLKGNYAAIYQPFEKDIQRALNQAIEPLRKYPRLKIIFPHDTYHPKAILNGFQRFVIDHGFRGYVVSDISDHDIEVGDAYITLMEADLVTLIKRVKDAGHRVGKDIGILSYNDSPLKEILLDGISTLSTDFAGMGRRAAEMILNKEVAHEENAFNLVLRNSL